Proteins co-encoded in one Anabaena sphaerica FACHB-251 genomic window:
- a CDS encoding bifunctional serine/threonine-protein kinase/formylglycine-generating enzyme family protein translates to MQICQNPNCSNPFNPNYSKFCIVCGHGTFGELLRNRYRVLRLLGEGGFSKTYAAEDADRLNAPCVIKQFFPQVQGTGQRAKAAEFFKEEAFRLYELGENHSQIPRLLAYFEQGSSLYLVQEFIIGKTLLEEVQEQAYNEAEVRQLLLDLLPVLDFVHKKNVIHRDIKPENIIRRDADKKPVLIDFGGAKQVTHTSIARQATAIYTLGYAPTEQMAGFACHASDLYALGVTCVRLLTQDLPMQHTYGLKDPLYDPMTAKWLWEERLQQKGITISDDLKKILDHLLQHFPSDRYQSATEVLYDLEHDLKIESSPPIELKISSIPQPPPPPEPEPPPQKRIVSVPPLETFDFEIITVDTGGREVNRDRGSAKFFAEELNKNVTLEMVSIPGGSFLMGSPNFEGNADEHPQHKVIVEPFYMGKYPITQAQWKAVAALPQVTQPLNLNSTKFKDANLPIEKVSWYEAIEFCLRLSLKTGRNYRLPSEAEWEYACRAGTTTSFHFGETITSDLINCNGSATYAVEPKSNFRKATTNVGSFDVANAFGLYDMHGLVWEWCADPWHKNYDGAPADGSVWDVDGDIHRRVLRGGAWNFSAELCRSASRSWNEADDGLRMSGFRVVFSAQE, encoded by the coding sequence ATGCAAATTTGTCAAAATCCCAATTGTTCAAACCCCTTCAACCCTAACTACAGTAAATTTTGCATCGTTTGTGGACATGGTACATTTGGTGAACTCCTCAGAAACCGTTACCGTGTCTTGCGGTTATTAGGTGAAGGTGGGTTTAGCAAAACTTACGCAGCAGAAGATGCAGACAGACTAAACGCACCTTGCGTTATTAAGCAATTTTTCCCCCAAGTTCAGGGAACAGGACAACGCGCAAAAGCAGCAGAATTCTTCAAAGAAGAGGCTTTTAGATTATATGAACTAGGCGAAAATCATTCCCAAATTCCTCGATTATTAGCTTACTTTGAACAAGGTTCTAGCTTGTATTTAGTGCAGGAATTTATTATTGGTAAAACTCTCTTAGAAGAAGTTCAAGAACAGGCTTATAATGAAGCAGAAGTTCGTCAACTTCTATTAGACTTATTGCCAGTTCTCGATTTTGTTCACAAAAAAAATGTGATCCATCGGGATATCAAACCTGAAAATATTATCCGTCGAGATGCAGATAAAAAACCTGTATTAATTGACTTTGGTGGTGCAAAACAAGTTACTCACACGAGTATCGCTAGACAAGCAACAGCTATTTATACTTTAGGTTATGCACCAACTGAACAAATGGCAGGTTTTGCTTGTCATGCTAGTGACTTATATGCTTTAGGTGTAACTTGTGTCAGGTTATTAACTCAAGATTTACCGATGCAGCATACCTATGGACTTAAAGATCCTCTTTATGATCCTATGACTGCAAAATGGTTATGGGAGGAACGGTTACAACAAAAAGGGATTACTATTAGTGATGATCTCAAGAAAATCTTAGATCACTTATTGCAACATTTCCCTAGTGATAGATATCAGTCAGCAACAGAAGTTTTATATGATTTGGAACATGATTTAAAAATCGAATCATCACCCCCGATAGAGTTAAAAATTTCCTCTATTCCTCAACCACCACCACCACCTGAACCAGAACCACCACCACAAAAACGAATCGTTTCCGTACCACCTTTGGAAACCTTTGATTTTGAGATTATTACTGTAGATACGGGAGGAAGAGAAGTTAACCGCGATAGAGGTAGTGCCAAATTCTTTGCAGAAGAATTGAATAAAAATGTCACTTTAGAAATGGTATCAATTCCTGGTGGCAGTTTTCTGATGGGTTCACCAAACTTTGAAGGTAATGCTGATGAACATCCCCAACACAAAGTTATAGTTGAACCTTTTTATATGGGGAAATATCCCATTACTCAAGCACAGTGGAAAGCAGTAGCAGCTTTACCGCAAGTAACCCAACCTTTGAACCTCAATTCCACAAAATTTAAAGATGCAAATTTACCCATAGAAAAGGTCTCTTGGTATGAAGCAATAGAATTTTGTTTGCGGTTGTCGCTGAAAACTGGCAGAAATTATCGTTTACCTAGTGAAGCGGAATGGGAATATGCTTGTCGTGCAGGAACTACCACATCTTTTCATTTTGGGGAAACAATTACATCTGATTTAATTAATTGTAATGGTAGTGCCACTTACGCAGTTGAACCCAAAAGCAATTTCCGCAAAGCAACAACAAACGTAGGCAGTTTTGATGTAGCGAACGCCTTTGGGTTGTATGATATGCACGGCCTAGTTTGGGAATGGTGTGCTGATCCTTGGCATAAAAATTATGATGGCGCACCCGCAGATGGTAGTGTGTGGGATGTGGATGGTGATATACATCGTCGGGTTTTGCGCGGTGGTGCGTGGAATTTTAGTGCGGAACTTTGTCGCAGTGCTAGTCGTAGTTGGAATGAAGCAGATGATGGTTTAAGGATGTCAGGTTTTAGGGTGGTGTTTTCCGCACAGGAATGA
- a CDS encoding DUF1517 domain-containing protein: MRKKIQRTLKPLLKIAFVLSLVLALALGNADGALAARSGGRIGGGSFRMPSSRTYTPRTYAPPGGGGYYPGGGFGGGFGFPFLIPFWGIGGGFGGVFTILIFFAIANFLVQTFRRVTSEDTGERGYNSNPTVSVNRLQVGLLAQARGLQSELNQIAEKADTNTPEGKAEILQEASLALLRHPEYWVYAGSGSQQAKLNAAESQFNRLSLAERSKFSEETLSNVNNQLKSVLAKELPGNVDNPTRLISEGPGEYIIVTLLAATLGKFEIPQINSVDDLRQALRQIGSLPGEQLLALEVLWTPQAEGDTLTSDDLFAEYPDLKLV; the protein is encoded by the coding sequence ATGCGTAAAAAAATACAACGAACCCTCAAACCTCTGTTAAAAATTGCCTTTGTCCTCAGTCTGGTGCTGGCTTTAGCACTGGGTAACGCTGATGGTGCTTTAGCTGCACGCAGTGGTGGACGTATTGGTGGGGGTTCTTTTAGAATGCCTTCTAGCCGCACTTATACACCACGCACCTACGCACCTCCTGGTGGTGGGGGATACTATCCTGGTGGTGGTTTTGGAGGTGGCTTTGGCTTTCCGTTCCTAATTCCTTTTTGGGGTATTGGGGGTGGTTTTGGTGGTGTGTTCACAATTTTGATATTCTTTGCGATCGCTAACTTTTTAGTCCAAACTTTCCGCCGTGTCACCAGTGAAGATACTGGAGAAAGAGGTTATAACAGCAACCCAACAGTTTCCGTCAACCGTTTACAAGTTGGCTTATTAGCACAAGCAAGAGGTTTGCAAAGCGAACTCAACCAAATAGCAGAAAAAGCTGATACCAACACTCCAGAGGGGAAAGCAGAAATCTTGCAAGAAGCCAGTCTAGCTTTACTGCGTCATCCTGAGTATTGGGTATATGCTGGCAGTGGTAGCCAACAAGCGAAATTAAATGCTGCTGAATCACAATTTAACCGCTTGTCATTGGCTGAACGCAGCAAGTTTAGCGAAGAAACTCTTTCTAACGTCAACAATCAGCTAAAATCTGTTTTGGCTAAAGAATTACCAGGTAATGTGGATAACCCTACTCGTCTGATTAGTGAAGGTCCTGGAGAATATATCATTGTCACCTTATTAGCTGCAACCTTGGGTAAATTTGAAATTCCCCAAATTAATAGCGTGGATGATTTACGTCAAGCTTTGCGACAAATTGGTAGTCTTCCTGGTGAGCAACTTTTAGCTCTGGAAGTGTTGTGGACTCCCCAAGCAGAAGGTGATACTTTGACTTCTGACGATTTGTTTGCTGAGTATCCTGATTTGAAGTTGGTTTAG
- a CDS encoding glycosyltransferase family 4 protein translates to MEHISQLGTQIRENTAYPDILVISRIFQPQEAVIGEYVYNRCLQDPDRVIVLAAGCCGDKIFDKAQQFPVYRWTNFSLWVNFLGGNFLSNVFKPFLNLFNIICTLLLAIKLYFRYHYRYIEWCHGYDFPALLLLSYILPIRFFIYLHGNDLVDISRHFLWRSLFKITLKRAEGIVCNSSYIRETLRNTFRLDTPTHVINPVVRPEKFGTPSSLSHLDDLRIRLRQAYNIPETAIVILSVGRLLKHKSFDRVIDNIPLLLTIGVDVHYIICGQGTCEQQLKSQSQRLRVDQRVHFAGYVPERELAGYYAACDIFAMLTLEEDKAKTKTIDNLEMVHLEAEYFGKPVLASRLGSILDAVHHEENGLLVNPDSGYEVLQAFKRLCQDKQLREKLGRQGQELAKRKTYHRWLYNPESRYSCLLN, encoded by the coding sequence ATGGAACATATTTCACAACTAGGAACACAAATTAGGGAGAACACAGCTTATCCAGATATCCTAGTTATCTCCCGCATCTTTCAGCCCCAAGAAGCTGTAATTGGAGAGTATGTCTATAATCGTTGTTTGCAAGATCCAGACAGAGTGATTGTACTGGCTGCTGGTTGCTGTGGAGATAAAATATTTGATAAAGCACAACAGTTTCCAGTTTATCGTTGGACTAACTTTAGTCTGTGGGTGAATTTCTTAGGTGGTAATTTCTTGAGCAATGTATTCAAGCCTTTTTTGAATTTATTTAATATTATTTGCACCTTATTACTGGCTATTAAACTATACTTTCGCTATCATTACCGCTACATTGAATGGTGTCACGGCTACGATTTTCCAGCCCTGTTGTTACTCAGTTACATCTTACCTATTCGTTTTTTCATCTACCTCCACGGTAATGATTTGGTAGATATATCTCGTCATTTTTTATGGCGATCGTTATTTAAAATTACCCTCAAACGAGCCGAAGGAATTGTTTGTAACAGTTCCTATATTCGCGAAACTTTAAGAAATACTTTTCGCTTAGACACTCCTACTCATGTAATTAACCCAGTAGTTAGACCCGAAAAATTTGGTACTCCCAGCAGTCTGAGTCATCTGGATGATTTACGTATCCGCTTACGTCAGGCTTACAACATTCCCGAAACCGCAATTGTCATTCTTTCTGTTGGTAGGTTACTCAAACATAAAAGCTTTGACAGAGTAATAGATAACATCCCTTTACTATTAACTATTGGTGTAGATGTTCACTACATAATTTGCGGACAAGGAACTTGTGAACAACAACTCAAATCCCAATCTCAACGTTTGCGGGTGGATCAACGAGTGCATTTTGCAGGCTATGTACCTGAACGGGAACTAGCCGGTTATTATGCAGCTTGTGACATTTTTGCCATGCTTACCTTAGAGGAAGACAAAGCCAAAACCAAAACCATAGATAATTTGGAAATGGTTCACTTAGAAGCAGAATACTTTGGTAAACCTGTACTTGCCTCTCGCTTAGGGAGTATTTTAGATGCAGTTCACCATGAAGAAAATGGCCTGTTGGTAAATCCAGACTCTGGTTATGAAGTTTTACAAGCTTTTAAACGTTTGTGCCAAGACAAACAACTGCGGGAAAAACTCGGTCGTCAAGGACAAGAATTAGCCAAACGCAAAACCTATCACCGTTGGCTATATAATCCCGAATCTCGTTATTCTTGTCTATTAAATTAG
- the thiS gene encoding sulfur carrier protein ThiS, whose translation MMNQITLQVNGETRSCLSQTPLPELLQQLGFNPRLVAVEYNGEILHRQFWTETKIENGDRLEVVTIVGGG comes from the coding sequence ATTATGAATCAAATTACTTTACAAGTGAATGGAGAAACTCGCAGTTGTTTATCCCAAACGCCTTTACCAGAATTACTTCAGCAGTTGGGTTTTAATCCCCGCTTGGTGGCAGTGGAATATAATGGTGAGATTTTACACCGTCAGTTTTGGACAGAAACTAAAATCGAAAATGGCGATCGCTTGGAAGTTGTTACCATCGTCGGTGGAGGATAG